The genomic window GCTCTGCAGACTTCCTCCACGCTCAGCGTTGGCATCGCCGTTCACACGCAAGACGGCAGGCGTGCCCAGGACTGCGCGACCCAGGCTTATGCGTTCGGCGGCCAACCGCTCCAGCCGCAGCGACAACGGCAGTTCCGGCAAGTTGAGATCGATTTTCTCGGGCGGTTGGGCGGCCTCGTCCGTTGTCGTTTCCTCTGGTTGTGGCAGTCGTTCAATCTCCAGGTGACCCACCTCGACAAGGTCCAGTTTCAACCTTCGTTCCAGCAGCTTGAGTGGTTGCCAGCGCAGCTCGGCCTGGTCCAGGGAAAGCCAGAGTCCCTCGTCGTCGCTGATTCGAAGGTCACTCACCTGCAGACGCTGGGGCAGGGGGCCTCCGATCTCGCCAATGGTGATTTCCATGCGGCCCGGCTGGGAGGCCAGCTGTTCAATCGTCTCGCCCAGCAAGTCACGGCCGGCATCCGTTTGCAGCCCAAGCAGCAGGACAGCCAGCAACAGCACCGGCAGCAGGATGACGGTGGCAAGCGAAGCCAGCAAAAGGCGAAGCAGGAAGAACCTGCGCCGCTTCGGGCGGTCGGGCGTCTGCGCTTTGGCCTGGGTCATGATTCAGAAAGACTGCCCGATGGAGACATAGAACTGGAAAGGATCATCCACCTCGGGACGGCGGTTGAGCGGCACGGCAACATCCAGGCGCAGGGGGCCGATACCGGTATAGTAGCGTAACCCCAGGCCAGCGGCCCAACGGAGGTTATCAATTGTCGGCCAGGAGGTGTCATAGACCTGCCCTGCATCGATGAAGGGGACCACACCGATGGACTCCGTCACCCGGAAACGGGCTTCCAGGCTCATTTCAAACAGGGCACGGCCACCTTCCGGGTCATCATCCTCGTCCAGTGGGCCAATGGCCTGGTAAGGATAACCACGCACGGAACCGCCGCCGCCGGCGTAGAAACGCTGGTTTGCAGGTACGTCGCCGTGCGAGGAACCGACAATGCTGCCCAGGCGAACGCGTCCGGCCAGGACAAGGCGGTCCTCGTCCAGGACGGAAAGATAACTGGAAGCCGAGGCATCATTGATAATGTAGCGCGTGCTGTCGCCATAGAGGCTCATGAGCGGTGTCATGCTGTAGCTGAACCGCAGTCCCTTTGTCGGATTGAGCGGGTCATCCCGATTGTCGAAGATGGCCGAACCGGTCACTCCCGCGAGGAAGAACTGTTTATCCTCCTCGTTGTCCTCTTCGACCTGGGTCAAGGTCAGCCGCGGGCCAAATCGCGCCGTCCAGTTTTCGCCAATTGAACGTTCCAGGCCCAGGAACTGGTCAAAGGTCAACTCGTCATAGGCGTCGCTTGTTTCGCGGCGGAATGTGTTCTCGAACAGGAGGGCCTGGTCGCGTTGCAGGAAGTTGGGTTTGCGAAAATTGCCTTCCGCTTGCTGGCGCGATCGTGAAATGGATGCTTCCAGGCGCAGTTTCTCGTTTTCGCCGAAAAGATTGCGGTGTTCCCAGAAGGCATCGGCGCCCGGCCCATCGTCCGTGGAGTAGTTCACGCCAGCCCCAATGGACCTATGCGGGGCCTCGATCACTTCGGCAGAGACGGG from Fodinicurvata sediminis DSM 21159 includes these protein-coding regions:
- a CDS encoding autotransporter assembly complex protein TamA; the encoded protein is MITLSLSGCSILDDIWPGAESSDVPPPRENLIQGMDYDTDITGELNTRLRNLIDESSALLNQSERQPATPAALRRRMEDDVGRFRRILRSEGYYNGTVETSVDQEAQPIQITIEIDPGKQFTLSEYDLSYHPTVPEGDKVPRTASDLGLEIGQPARAESLKQAETRITRLLSRHGYPDAELAEARYLADPEDETLRAEITVNTGARARFGRLELSGLEDVRESYIRELVNWPEGATYDSREVERVRQELGQTGLFSSVIVDRKQDEEQDSSQAQDGSEQPQPGKQEDEKEGEEVPVSAEVIEAPHRSIGAGVNYSTDDGPGADAFWEHRNLFGENEKLRLEASISRSRQQAEGNFRKPNFLQRDQALLFENTFRRETSDAYDELTFDQFLGLERSIGENWTARFGPRLTLTQVEEDNEEDKQFFLAGVTGSAIFDNRDDPLNPTKGLRFSYSMTPLMSLYGDSTRYIINDASASSYLSVLDEDRLVLAGRVRLGSIVGSSHGDVPANQRFYAGGGGSVRGYPYQAIGPLDEDDDPEGGRALFEMSLEARFRVTESIGVVPFIDAGQVYDTSWPTIDNLRWAAGLGLRYYTGIGPLRLDVAVPLNRRPEVDDPFQFYVSIGQSF